A stretch of Pseudolysobacter antarcticus DNA encodes these proteins:
- a CDS encoding DUF4399 domain-containing protein, giving the protein MKTTLVLALTLLTAAAAAQTAPPAAPGGLPRTASPAAAEEYIISPKDGETVGQDMTVRFGLKGMGVAPAGVIKDNTGHHHLLIDNKELPPLDQPIPNDDTHKHYGGGQTEATIHLAPGDHTLQLLLGDASHIPLNPSVMSKKITVHVK; this is encoded by the coding sequence ATGAAGACTACGCTCGTTCTTGCACTCACGCTGTTGACCGCCGCTGCTGCGGCCCAGACTGCACCGCCCGCTGCACCGGGCGGACTGCCGCGCACCGCCTCGCCGGCGGCCGCCGAGGAATACATCATCTCGCCCAAGGATGGCGAAACCGTGGGCCAGGATATGACCGTGCGTTTCGGCCTCAAGGGCATGGGCGTCGCCCCTGCCGGCGTGATCAAGGACAACACTGGCCATCATCATCTGCTGATCGACAACAAGGAACTGCCGCCGCTGGATCAGCCGATTCCGAACGACGATACGCACAAGCATTACGGCGGTGGCCAGACCGAAGCGACGATCCACCTCGCGCCAGGCGATCACACGTTGCAATTGTTGCTCGGTGATGCCTCGCATATCCCGCTGAATCCTTCGGTGATGTCGAAGAAGATTACGGTGCATGTGAAGTAG
- a CDS encoding DUF3857 domain-containing protein has protein sequence MHKSKRNGFSGIVLWMFVAVVMPAPIFGIAQELPKAPPSHEIKIDENAFRWESRPAWVEPAPAVVPDADLLKRADPLYYALRDTQFLVDAAPALYVHQLLVANETSALSQLGQFEIDLVPAWQQLRLHAIHILRDGKSIDKQASTQIRFLERELGLEHGMYTGQVTASLLIDDVRVGDALDIEFTKLGRNPVFPDRFADAASWDLPTPTRLRRVVLKSPQSHKIQMRLFGPESLPEPKPQRRKDGSLDVLVFEGRDLVAAHPSGYYPAEYSPLRWIEFSEYRDWNEAAAWAAGLFKTTIPDASVVELANTLKSQAGAEARALAALQYVQREIRYFSISLGESSHRPSAPAVTLQRRYGDCKDKAALLIALLKELGIDAQPVLVPSQPGQSLGQKLPSPEHFDHVIVRAVVAGHEYFLDPTVPEQRGRLDAIYSWHEGVDVLIVAADTRQPTHLPTRKVDAAQFEMVEKMNIAAFDQPITLSIDAIARGQFADLVRQSLKQSTTEERTRESLAQITKRYEGAVVVGSQNVQDDSEKNVIIVSATYQLPAKAISDKNGLRFVKFRPTPIFGHLPIPEADRKVAMRISSLPQHYRYEFQLTAPTSVAEARDPQTKTIGKSYFTLQQQSRFRGNVASEIFDMIIPDGIVAMKDLEDYSHEIKKTEELRAVVFLPSGAGAGGKKSGGFMANLLGKNGKEKQADNAAPDPVAQRETEQRESLKHISASLDGNTLADRDRAAALIERGIIYDDLGESDKALVDFDAAIKLAPKNANAYYERGNSLLTKGRFKEAIDSFSRALALGVEDSDGVQTHRGIAEYFSADNTAALDDFAHGANGVSHSPYAMLWYLIAAERFAGGAKPGIVEASRRELGGEWPRPLYGLFTGDRTERDIEKLLAGANPAERKLNSCEAYFYIGEYFLSKHDVVNARIYFSKAIDTGVRFYSEYFEARHELERLDKASAP, from the coding sequence GTGCACAAGTCAAAACGTAACGGATTTTCTGGCATCGTACTTTGGATGTTTGTTGCTGTTGTGATGCCGGCACCGATTTTTGGCATTGCCCAGGAGCTGCCCAAGGCGCCGCCGTCGCACGAGATAAAAATCGATGAAAATGCGTTTCGCTGGGAAAGCCGGCCGGCATGGGTTGAGCCGGCACCGGCAGTGGTACCCGACGCCGATCTGCTAAAGCGTGCTGACCCGCTTTATTACGCGTTGCGCGATACCCAGTTTCTTGTCGATGCGGCGCCGGCTTTGTATGTGCATCAGTTATTGGTTGCGAATGAAACGAGTGCATTGTCGCAACTGGGTCAGTTCGAGATTGATCTTGTACCTGCCTGGCAGCAGCTGCGTTTGCACGCGATCCATATTCTTCGCGACGGCAAAAGCATCGACAAGCAGGCGTCGACGCAGATCCGCTTTCTGGAGCGCGAACTCGGGCTGGAACATGGCATGTACACCGGGCAGGTGACCGCGTCGCTGCTCATCGACGACGTGCGTGTTGGCGATGCGCTCGATATCGAATTCACCAAGCTGGGTCGCAACCCGGTTTTCCCCGATCGCTTCGCCGATGCCGCGTCATGGGATTTGCCGACGCCCACACGGTTGCGCCGCGTTGTTCTCAAGTCACCGCAATCGCACAAGATCCAGATGCGCCTCTTCGGCCCTGAATCGCTGCCGGAACCGAAACCGCAGCGGCGCAAGGACGGGAGCCTTGATGTGTTGGTGTTCGAGGGGCGCGATCTGGTCGCAGCGCACCCTTCAGGTTATTACCCGGCAGAGTATTCGCCATTGCGCTGGATAGAGTTTTCCGAATATCGCGACTGGAACGAGGCTGCTGCCTGGGCCGCCGGGCTGTTTAAAACTACGATTCCGGATGCCAGTGTGGTTGAGCTCGCGAATACTCTGAAAAGCCAAGCTGGCGCAGAAGCCCGCGCGTTGGCGGCGCTGCAGTACGTACAGCGGGAGATTCGTTATTTCTCGATTTCGCTCGGCGAGAGTTCGCACCGACCCAGCGCACCCGCGGTGACGCTGCAGCGTCGTTACGGCGACTGCAAGGACAAGGCAGCCCTGCTGATCGCGCTGCTCAAGGAATTGGGCATTGATGCACAGCCGGTACTCGTGCCCTCACAACCGGGGCAAAGCCTGGGCCAAAAGCTGCCTTCGCCGGAGCATTTCGATCATGTCATCGTGCGTGCCGTGGTCGCCGGGCACGAATACTTTCTCGATCCCACCGTACCCGAACAGCGTGGTCGGCTCGATGCGATCTACTCGTGGCACGAAGGTGTTGATGTCTTGATCGTTGCCGCGGATACGCGCCAGCCGACGCATCTGCCGACGCGCAAAGTGGATGCGGCGCAATTCGAAATGGTCGAAAAAATGAATATCGCTGCGTTCGATCAGCCGATCACGCTCAGTATCGATGCCATCGCGCGCGGCCAATTTGCAGACCTTGTTCGGCAAAGCCTGAAGCAAAGCACGACAGAGGAACGCACGCGCGAATCCCTGGCGCAAATAACCAAGCGTTATGAAGGCGCAGTTGTGGTCGGTAGTCAGAATGTTCAGGACGATTCGGAAAAAAATGTGATCATCGTCTCCGCCACGTACCAGCTTCCCGCAAAAGCGATCAGCGACAAAAACGGATTGCGTTTCGTGAAATTCCGACCGACACCGATCTTCGGTCATTTGCCCATCCCCGAAGCGGATCGCAAGGTTGCGATGCGGATATCGTCGCTACCGCAACATTATCGCTACGAATTTCAGCTCACCGCGCCGACGTCGGTGGCCGAGGCGCGCGATCCGCAAACCAAAACCATCGGCAAATCTTATTTTACGTTGCAGCAGCAGTCGCGCTTTCGCGGCAATGTGGCATCTGAAATCTTCGACATGATCATTCCCGATGGCATCGTTGCGATGAAGGATCTGGAGGACTATTCCCACGAAATCAAAAAGACGGAGGAACTGCGCGCCGTGGTCTTCCTGCCATCGGGTGCCGGCGCTGGCGGTAAAAAATCCGGCGGATTCATGGCGAATTTGCTTGGCAAGAATGGCAAAGAAAAGCAGGCGGACAACGCTGCGCCAGATCCAGTGGCGCAACGCGAAACCGAACAGCGCGAATCGCTGAAACACATTTCCGCATCGCTCGACGGCAACACACTGGCGGATCGCGATCGCGCCGCCGCGCTGATAGAACGAGGCATCATTTACGACGACCTCGGCGAGTCGGACAAGGCGCTCGTGGATTTTGATGCGGCGATCAAGCTCGCACCGAAAAATGCCAACGCGTATTACGAGCGCGGCAATTCACTGCTGACCAAAGGGCGCTTCAAGGAAGCCATCGATAGCTTCTCGCGCGCGCTGGCGCTCGGCGTCGAGGATAGCGACGGCGTGCAGACCCATCGTGGCATCGCGGAGTATTTTTCCGCTGACAACACTGCAGCACTGGATGACTTCGCGCACGGTGCCAACGGCGTGTCGCATTCACCGTACGCGATGCTCTGGTACCTGATTGCTGCCGAGCGGTTTGCGGGCGGCGCCAAACCCGGCATCGTCGAAGCGAGCCGGAGAGAGCTGGGCGGCGAATGGCCGCGTCCTTTGTACGGCTTGTTCACCGGTGATCGCACCGAGCGCGACATCGAAAAACTGCTGGCTGGCGCCAATCCTGCCGAGCGCAAGCTCAATAGCTGCGAAGCGTATTTCTATATCGGCGAATATTTTCTGAGCAAGCACGATGTGGTTAACGCTCGTATTTATTTCAGCAAGGCGATCGATACCGGCGTGCGCTTTTACAGCGAGTATTTCGAGGCCAGGCACGAGCTTGAACGACTGGACAAGGCAAGCGCACCGTAA
- a CDS encoding ABCB family ABC transporter ATP-binding protein/permease has protein sequence MTPPLPATNESPRSARDAFRQLLPTLWQFRWRVGLSLACLVIAKLANIGVPLLLRNIIDALDSKTALIAVPGLLLAGYGVLRLSSVMFGQLRDIFFERVSQRAMRSAGISTFRHLHGLSLRFHLQRHTGGVSRDIERGTRGIYNILGYAIFNIIPTLLEITLVTILLLRQFDWRFATITLATMVVYIAFTVIITNWRTRIVRQMNETDAAANARAIDSLLNYETVKYFGNEEFEAQRYDANLRRYEDASVQSESSLGLLNGAQSLVIAGGLTVLMWMAAQGVVGGKLSLGDLVMVNTLLLQLSIPLNFLGVTYRQIKSGLVDMERMFRLLNEQSEIADKPGAPDLATRGAEVRFEAVQFSYEAERTILHHVDFTIAPGQTVAVVGTTGAGKSTLARLLFRFYDVSGGRILIDGQDIREVTQQSLRRAIGIVPQDTVLFNDSIYYNIAYGRPDATREEVHAAARAAHIHDFILSLPEGYESTVGERGLKLSGGEKQRVAIARTVLKNPAILIFDEATSALDTRTEKIIQAELAEVARERTTLIIAHRLSTIVDADQILVMEHGRIVERGHHRDLLAQSGVYAALWKMQQTEKKTEALYDVSV, from the coding sequence ATGACGCCTCCCCTTCCCGCCACCAATGAATCCCCGCGCAGCGCACGTGATGCGTTCCGGCAATTGCTGCCTACGTTGTGGCAATTCCGCTGGCGTGTCGGCCTGTCGCTGGCCTGCCTGGTCATCGCCAAGCTCGCCAACATCGGCGTGCCGCTGCTACTGCGAAACATTATCGACGCACTCGACAGCAAAACCGCGTTGATCGCGGTGCCGGGTTTGCTGCTCGCGGGTTACGGCGTGTTGCGATTGTCCTCGGTAATGTTCGGCCAGTTGCGCGATATTTTCTTCGAGCGTGTGAGCCAGCGCGCGATGCGTTCGGCCGGCATTTCGACGTTCCGCCACCTGCATGGATTGAGTCTGCGTTTTCATCTACAGCGCCACACCGGCGGTGTCTCGCGCGATATCGAACGCGGCACACGCGGCATCTACAACATCCTCGGTTACGCGATTTTCAACATCATCCCGACCTTGCTCGAAATCACGCTGGTGACGATCTTGTTGCTGCGTCAGTTCGACTGGCGGTTTGCGACGATCACGCTCGCGACGATGGTGGTCTACATCGCGTTCACCGTGATCATCACCAACTGGCGCACGCGCATCGTGCGGCAGATGAACGAAACCGACGCCGCAGCAAATGCGCGTGCGATCGACAGTCTGCTGAACTACGAAACCGTCAAATACTTCGGCAACGAGGAATTCGAAGCGCAACGCTACGATGCAAATCTGCGCCGTTACGAAGATGCCTCGGTGCAATCCGAATCCTCACTGGGCCTGCTCAACGGCGCGCAAAGTCTGGTGATCGCAGGTGGCCTGACGGTGTTGATGTGGATGGCCGCGCAAGGTGTGGTCGGCGGCAAACTCTCGCTCGGCGATCTGGTCATGGTCAACACACTGCTGCTGCAATTGTCGATCCCGCTGAATTTTCTCGGCGTCACGTATCGGCAGATCAAAAGCGGTCTGGTCGACATGGAACGCATGTTCCGCCTGCTCAACGAACAGAGTGAAATTGCCGACAAACCCGGTGCGCCCGATCTTGCCACACGCGGTGCCGAAGTACGTTTCGAGGCGGTGCAATTTTCCTACGAAGCCGAACGCACGATTCTGCATCATGTCGATTTCACGATCGCACCGGGACAGACTGTGGCCGTCGTTGGCACTACCGGCGCCGGTAAATCCACGCTCGCACGTTTGCTGTTTCGTTTCTACGATGTCAGCGGCGGGCGCATCTTGATCGATGGCCAGGATATTCGCGAGGTGACGCAGCAATCCCTTCGCCGCGCGATCGGCATCGTGCCGCAAGATACCGTGCTGTTCAACGACAGCATCTACTACAACATCGCGTATGGCCGCCCCGATGCGACGCGCGAAGAGGTTCACGCCGCGGCGCGCGCCGCGCATATCCACGACTTCATTCTCAGCCTGCCGGAAGGTTACGAAAGCACCGTCGGCGAACGTGGTCTGAAACTTTCCGGTGGTGAAAAACAAAGAGTCGCGATCGCCCGCACGGTGCTGAAAAATCCGGCCATCCTGATCTTCGATGAAGCCACCAGCGCACTCGATACACGCACCGAAAAAATCATCCAGGCCGAACTCGCCGAAGTCGCACGCGAACGCACCACCCTGATCATCGCGCACCGTCTGTCAACGATCGTCGACGCCGATCAGATTCTCGTCATGGAACACGGCCGCATCGTCGAGCGCGGCCATCATCGCGATCTGCTCGCACAATCTGGCGTGTATGCCGCATTGTGGAAAATGCAGCAAACCGAGAAAAAGACCGAAGCGCTTTACGACGTTTCGGTGTGA
- a CDS encoding TetR/AcrR family transcriptional regulator: protein MIKKTRSRQRREESLSRDRIIAASIEILDNSGESGLTFRALSERLATGAGAIYWHIENKSDLLTAACDAIVARTMASCVIGATPPATLRALALGMFDAIDAHPWVGSALTHAAGQLPLVRIVECIGQQVRALGVPDNAQWAAVSTLLHFILGVGGQNAANTQFALTRGIDRSDFLEEMSTAWSRLDAHDYPFVRIVAGQLRIHDDRVDFLAGIDLILGGIGSPQVADDGNIKRVPKRLPRTRT, encoded by the coding sequence ATGATCAAGAAAACACGCAGCCGCCAGCGACGCGAAGAATCACTCTCGCGCGATCGCATCATCGCAGCGTCGATAGAGATTTTGGACAACAGCGGAGAAAGCGGACTGACATTCCGCGCCCTGTCCGAACGGCTCGCCACTGGTGCGGGCGCCATCTATTGGCATATCGAGAACAAGAGCGATCTGCTGACCGCCGCCTGCGACGCCATCGTCGCTCGCACGATGGCGTCATGTGTGATCGGCGCGACACCGCCGGCGACCCTTCGCGCGCTCGCGCTGGGCATGTTCGATGCGATCGACGCGCATCCGTGGGTTGGCTCCGCGCTCACCCATGCAGCCGGACAATTGCCCTTGGTGCGCATTGTCGAATGCATCGGTCAGCAGGTTCGTGCGCTGGGTGTGCCGGATAACGCGCAGTGGGCAGCGGTGTCCACGTTGCTGCACTTCATTCTTGGTGTCGGTGGGCAGAACGCGGCCAACACGCAATTCGCGCTTACGCGGGGCATCGATAGATCCGACTTCCTGGAGGAGATGTCGACGGCGTGGTCGCGGCTGGATGCGCATGACTACCCGTTCGTACGTATCGTAGCCGGACAATTACGCATTCACGACGACCGCGTGGATTTTCTCGCGGGAATCGATCTCATCCTCGGCGGTATTGGATCACCGCAAGTCGCTGACGACGGAAATATAAAACGTGTTCCAAAGCGCTTGCCGCGCACACGAACATGA
- a CDS encoding SEL1-like repeat protein, translating to MLIISVSVNAGVSEGLVAYKAHNFALALKEFAAAADTGDAAAQYNIGLMLERGEGVAQNYPDAAVWYGRSAEQGYVAAQFNLGVLYQRGLGVNADPAQATVWYAKAADQGFADAQYNLGVAYDQGLGVNQDVAQAAQWYRRAANQGNANAQNNLGSLYENGIGIDRDFVQAAALYRAAAEQGHSLAQTNLGQMYTRGNGVDHDDNQAVFWFAKAAAQGDINAQLLLAADYARGIGVPQDFKAALLWYGKAAQQGPAAAQQKLGDLYRLGLGTSKDLKTATSWYRRAAEQGDAEALNNLGSIYDQGIGVTRNRALGFMLFSLALKSNPGASATIQTATDNRRSSMLQLSDREIDAGEAQAEAVHKGKQTLAQAIDSYVKTTVVVPAKTAKPAKPAPPAEPLIHRIQT from the coding sequence ATGCTGATCATCAGTGTGTCGGTCAACGCGGGTGTCAGCGAAGGCCTTGTCGCGTACAAAGCACACAACTTTGCGCTCGCGTTGAAGGAGTTCGCTGCCGCGGCGGACACCGGTGATGCCGCGGCACAATACAACATCGGGCTGATGCTCGAACGTGGCGAAGGCGTTGCGCAGAATTATCCCGATGCCGCTGTTTGGTATGGTAGATCGGCCGAGCAAGGCTACGTTGCCGCGCAGTTCAATCTTGGCGTGTTGTACCAGCGCGGCCTCGGTGTGAATGCCGATCCGGCGCAGGCGACGGTCTGGTACGCGAAGGCGGCGGACCAGGGTTTTGCCGATGCGCAATACAATCTCGGCGTGGCCTACGATCAAGGCCTTGGTGTAAATCAGGATGTCGCACAGGCGGCACAGTGGTATCGGCGCGCGGCCAATCAAGGCAATGCCAATGCGCAGAACAATCTCGGTTCGCTGTACGAAAACGGTATCGGGATCGACCGGGATTTTGTCCAGGCCGCGGCCTTGTATCGCGCCGCGGCGGAGCAGGGCCACAGTCTGGCGCAGACCAATCTCGGCCAGATGTACACGCGCGGCAATGGTGTGGATCACGATGATAACCAAGCCGTGTTCTGGTTCGCCAAGGCGGCCGCGCAGGGCGACATCAATGCGCAATTGCTGCTGGCCGCAGACTACGCACGCGGCATCGGTGTGCCGCAGGATTTCAAGGCGGCGCTGTTGTGGTACGGCAAGGCAGCGCAGCAGGGTCCGGCCGCTGCGCAACAAAAACTCGGCGACCTGTATCGGCTCGGGCTGGGTACTTCGAAAGATCTCAAGACGGCGACGAGCTGGTATCGCCGTGCGGCTGAACAAGGCGATGCCGAAGCGCTCAACAACCTTGGTTCGATCTACGATCAGGGCATCGGCGTAACGCGAAACCGCGCGCTCGGATTCATGCTGTTTTCGCTCGCCCTGAAATCGAATCCGGGTGCGAGCGCGACGATCCAGACGGCCACGGACAATCGCCGCTCGAGCATGTTGCAACTCTCTGATCGCGAGATCGATGCCGGCGAAGCCCAGGCGGAAGCCGTGCACAAGGGCAAACAAACGCTCGCGCAAGCAATCGACAGTTACGTCAAAACTACGGTCGTTGTTCCAGCGAAAACTGCGAAACCGGCCAAGCCAGCGCCACCGGCCGAACCGTTGATCCATCGCATTCAAACTTGA
- the phoU gene encoding phosphate signaling complex protein PhoU, translated as MDPLHLTQHISRQFNSELEDLSRKLLAMGGLVEEQLSASLRIFAERDARNAAGVYEREDRVNAAELQLDEECMFILARRQPAASDLRLVMAVMKMVADIERIGDEAQRIARMGEKAVDEHLDDGLLLKLEQIGQMVREMLRGALDAFARADETLAIEVIRRDRKVDIKYDDLMRALVALMTSDPAHIPPALNLLWSARSLERIGDRCKNLCEHVIYIVRGKDVRHTRIAREDGLSSTAQ; from the coding sequence ATGGATCCCCTGCATCTCACCCAGCACATCTCGCGCCAGTTCAATTCCGAGCTCGAAGACCTCAGTCGCAAGTTGCTCGCGATGGGCGGTCTGGTGGAGGAACAATTGTCGGCGTCCTTGCGTATCTTCGCCGAGCGCGATGCACGCAATGCTGCGGGTGTGTACGAGCGCGAGGATCGCGTCAATGCCGCCGAGTTGCAGCTCGATGAAGAGTGCATGTTCATCCTCGCGCGACGTCAACCCGCGGCGTCGGATCTGCGCCTGGTGATGGCGGTGATGAAGATGGTCGCCGACATCGAGCGCATCGGTGATGAAGCCCAGCGTATCGCGCGCATGGGCGAAAAAGCCGTGGACGAACATCTCGACGACGGCCTGCTGCTCAAGCTCGAACAGATCGGCCAGATGGTGCGCGAGATGTTGCGCGGCGCGCTCGATGCGTTTGCGCGTGCCGATGAAACACTGGCGATCGAAGTGATCCGGCGTGATCGAAAAGTCGATATCAAATACGACGATCTGATGCGCGCCCTGGTCGCACTCATGACTTCCGATCCGGCGCATATTCCGCCAGCGTTGAACCTACTGTGGTCGGCGCGTTCGCTCGAACGTATCGGCGACCGTTGCAAGAATCTGTGCGAACACGTGATCTACATCGTGCGCGGCAAGGATGTGCGACACACGCGTATTGCACGCGAGGATGGGCTATCGTCGACCGCGCAGTGA
- a CDS encoding VIT1/CCC1 transporter family protein: MARHTHREIHHTQRIGWLRAAVLGANDGIVSTASLVIGVAAASASHGNILLTGVAGLVAGAMSMAAGEYVSVHSQADSEEADLARERAELAADPIAEQRELTGIYVARGLEPSLAKQVAEQLSAHDALGAHARDELGISPALRARPIQAALASAASFALGAALPLVVIALSSAQGLILWVSTTSLIFLALLGVVAARVGGSSILTAAWRVTFWGALAMAITAGIGKLFGTVI, from the coding sequence ATGGCTCGCCATACTCACCGTGAAATCCATCACACCCAGCGTATCGGCTGGTTGCGCGCCGCCGTGCTCGGTGCGAACGACGGCATCGTTTCCACCGCGAGCCTGGTCATCGGCGTCGCCGCAGCGAGTGCGAGTCACGGCAATATTCTGCTGACCGGTGTCGCTGGGCTCGTGGCTGGCGCGATGTCGATGGCGGCGGGCGAATATGTTTCGGTGCATTCGCAGGCTGATTCGGAGGAGGCAGATCTCGCGCGCGAACGCGCTGAGCTCGCTGCCGATCCGATCGCGGAACAACGCGAACTCACCGGGATTTATGTCGCGCGTGGACTCGAGCCGAGCCTGGCAAAACAAGTCGCCGAGCAATTATCAGCGCACGACGCGCTGGGTGCGCACGCTCGCGACGAGCTCGGCATATCACCGGCCCTGCGCGCACGTCCGATTCAGGCGGCGCTGGCATCCGCCGCAAGTTTTGCGCTCGGCGCGGCGTTGCCGCTCGTGGTCATTGCATTGTCATCCGCACAGGGTTTGATCCTCTGGGTGTCGACAACTTCGCTCATTTTTCTCGCCTTGCTCGGTGTGGTGGCGGCGCGAGTCGGCGGGTCCAGTATTTTGACAGCAGCGTGGCGAGTGACGTTCTGGGGCGCGCTGGCGATGGCGATCACCGCGGGCATCGGCAAGTTGTTTGGCACCGTGATCTAG
- a CDS encoding FAD-dependent monooxygenase, which translates to MSNYMKSIQNKSHHDVIISGAGPVGLLLACELALAKCSVLILEKAEDPHSPLKQVPFGIRGLSAPTIEALYRRGLLQELELHKRLKNPHQNAGQGSRRQVGHFAGIPFHEGDIDTSQWTHRLPSSTATSLLSEMQELETVLSRRAETLGVEIKRGMAVSDFHQVSDGITVQAADETFEGQWLVGCDGSRSVVRKAGGFEFAGTEPEFTGYTAKVDIADPSMLKPGRNATATGMYLQSQPGYLAIQDFDGGAYHSAEKPITREHVQEVLRRISNTDVIINALDIATTWTDRARQATTYRNGRILLAGDAAHIHAPLGGQGLNLGLGDAMNLGWKLAATIKSSAPEGLLDSYQTERHPIGAQVLDWSRAQVAIMRPDPYARALQAIVRDLMSTRDGATYFAGRVWGIHTHYDLGGGHALAGHSVPNFEFEDGTRIGALMHDGRGMLLDFGGNAALKSLANGFDDQIKYVSGYAKQQCSLSAALIRPDGIVAWACDNDPDGSEVEKAAARWWRAQSR; encoded by the coding sequence ATGAGCAACTACATGAAATCCATACAGAATAAATCCCATCACGACGTGATCATTTCCGGCGCAGGCCCTGTGGGTTTATTGCTTGCCTGTGAACTGGCCTTGGCCAAATGTTCCGTCCTGATACTGGAAAAAGCCGAGGATCCGCACTCGCCATTAAAACAGGTTCCTTTCGGTATACGCGGGCTCTCGGCACCTACGATCGAAGCCCTTTACCGTCGTGGCTTGCTGCAGGAGCTTGAGCTCCATAAACGTCTTAAGAACCCGCACCAGAATGCAGGCCAGGGATCACGTCGTCAGGTAGGACATTTTGCCGGCATTCCCTTTCATGAGGGTGATATCGATACCTCGCAGTGGACGCATCGCTTGCCGAGCTCGACGGCAACCAGCTTGCTCTCTGAAATGCAAGAACTCGAAACCGTACTGTCTCGCCGCGCCGAAACCTTGGGTGTAGAAATCAAGCGTGGAATGGCCGTCAGCGACTTTCATCAAGTCAGCGATGGAATCACTGTTCAAGCCGCTGACGAAACTTTTGAAGGTCAGTGGCTGGTGGGGTGCGATGGAAGTCGCAGTGTTGTGCGCAAGGCGGGCGGTTTTGAATTCGCCGGTACGGAGCCGGAATTCACCGGCTACACAGCTAAAGTGGATATTGCCGACCCTTCGATGCTCAAGCCGGGCCGAAACGCGACAGCAACAGGCATGTACTTGCAATCGCAGCCGGGCTATCTGGCGATACAGGATTTTGATGGCGGCGCATATCACAGTGCAGAAAAGCCAATAACGCGAGAGCACGTGCAGGAAGTTCTACGGCGCATCTCGAACACCGATGTGATTATCAATGCGTTGGACATCGCGACTACGTGGACGGACCGCGCACGGCAGGCGACAACCTACCGCAACGGGCGGATTCTTTTAGCTGGTGATGCCGCGCATATTCATGCGCCGCTCGGAGGTCAAGGGCTCAATCTCGGCCTGGGTGACGCCATGAACCTGGGCTGGAAGCTCGCCGCAACCATCAAATCGAGCGCGCCGGAGGGCTTGTTGGACAGCTATCAGACCGAACGACACCCGATAGGTGCACAAGTTTTGGATTGGTCACGTGCCCAAGTCGCCATCATGCGACCGGACCCCTATGCGCGCGCGTTGCAGGCAATCGTCCGGGACCTCATGAGCACACGCGACGGCGCCACCTATTTTGCAGGAAGGGTGTGGGGCATTCACACCCACTACGATCTCGGTGGCGGCCATGCTCTCGCGGGTCACAGCGTTCCCAACTTCGAGTTCGAGGACGGCACGAGGATCGGCGCGCTGATGCACGATGGCCGCGGAATGCTGCTGGATTTTGGTGGCAATGCCGCACTCAAGTCGCTGGCGAACGGATTTGACGACCAAATCAAGTACGTTTCCGGCTACGCGAAACAACAATGCAGTTTGAGTGCCGCACTGATACGTCCGGATGGCATTGTCGCCTGGGCCTGTGACAACGATCCCGATGGCAGCGAAGTCGAAAAGGCTGCTGCTCGCTGGTGGCGTGCGCAATCACGCTGA